One Excalfactoria chinensis isolate bCotChi1 chromosome 19, bCotChi1.hap2, whole genome shotgun sequence genomic window carries:
- the SCARF1 gene encoding scavenger receptor class F member 1, with the protein MAEGSWMPWGHEGHRLKQPQGAVGWTKGRCLVGAVPCGGRLSPVPCIPMAAKVRNRQGCGIPCLLLPPASLAWGWDASSRVSSGRNQGWREEEAELQERNPRTDRQMDRRSPGGMANTRLLLCLQLWLWVQGSAQELDPNGRNVCKVGSPAVSLACCPGWKQEGRECTAALCEGEDACGPDEVCVRPGLCRCKAGFFGADCSSPCPAQYWGHDCKQRCPCHPGGTCEAESGRCTCNPDRWGELCQFRCPCGPHGRCDPTTGSCRCEPGWWGPDCKRQCQCNLATSHCDPLTGHCHCRPGWWGRKCRFKCSCNLSPCTQETGNCKCKAGFWGSACQWHCDCLHGSCNPLNGHCSCEPGFQGRSCQDPCPAGTYGSQCVYSCGNCKHSQPCSPVDGFCLACQPGWNGTLCKERCMPGFHGQGCLQPCPRCRQGDICDAETGSCPRCEPGWTGPSCNSSCPAGTFGDGCQLLCPDCVQGSCDPVSGDCLCQAGYWGASCNDTCPEGFFGVNCSSPCQCSRGTCHPAQGDCILSLADHAALAAAIIIPLLLLLLCVACCCCGAGPADARDRAAVPDDDVVARMKHHVQGVLANISAMMPCFAFNSSKLPKVTVSHHDAEIPFNPSFIESPSAAWASDSSFSSFDTDNEGPEYSVPPREGVPLLAGAELQAGTSPPSEALPDPTAFSSEDVSQPFTIPRTSSIAKAKRPSVSFAEGTKFSTAETPSPGRKPKSLWGPSKLSLQAGDVGIETPNEQAGSDGYESPDPLSKGDEGHRPSPRATPGGRRRMVTSTRHVAQRVEALEAAAKRGSWDGKRKEPNVTTIYMTVGTAGQDPKAEGGVEGPVQAVLKRLGSLQRGRWAAKEEPKVRRSIEGIQKPPRRALAQRRDSANSCKQRESVLGAPGELRPGKQQHPPGKRQSFPLESTKSTGGQDGVSEGLGAAERGRSLELALSVETKGQTAQEEEPKYENVSRSEDAPTTPATT; encoded by the exons ATGGCAGAGGGGAGTTGGATGCCTTGGGGACATGAAGGACATCGGCTCAAACAGCCTCAGGGGGCAGTGGGTTGGACCAAGGGGCGATGCCTGGTGGGTGCTGTTCCCTGTGGGGGGAGGCTGAGCCCTGTGCCGTGCATTCCCATGGCAGCAAAGGTCAGAAACAGACAAGGCTGTGGCAttccctgcctcctccttccccccgCATCCCTGGCGTGGGGCTGGGACGCCTCCTCCCGCGTTTCCTCAGGAAGAAACCAAGGCTGGCGGGAGGAagaggctgagctgcaggagaggaACCCACGGACggacagacagatggacagacGCAGCCCCGGAGGGATGGCCAACACCcgcctgctgctctgcctgcagctgtggctgtgggtgCAGGGCTCTGCCCAGGAGCTCGACCCCAACGGCAGGAATGTCTGCAAGGTGGGCAG ccctgctgtgagcCTGGCGTGCTGCCCCGGCTGGAAGCAGGAAGGGAGGGAGTGCACAGCCG CTCTATGCGAAGGAGAGGACGCCTGCGGGCCGGATGAAGTGTGCGTGAGACCTGGGCTGTGCCGCTGCAAAGCCGGCTTCTTTGGTGCAGATTGCAGCTCCC CCTGCCCTGCACAATACTGGGGCCACGACTGCAAGCAGCGCTGCCCGTGTCACCCCGGTGGGACGTGCGAGGCGGAGAGCGGGCGCTGCACCTGCAACCCCGACCGCTGGGGAGAGCTGTGCCAGTTCCGTTGCCCCTGCGGCCCCCACGGCCGCTGTGATCCCACAACCGGCTCCTGCCGCTGCGAACCGGGCTGGTGGGGACCCGACTGCAAGAGGCAGTGCCAGTGCAACCTCGCCACGTCGCATTGCGACCCTCTCACCGGGCATTGCCATTGCCGGCCGGGCTGGTGGGGCAGGAAGTGCAGATTCAAGTGCTCCTGCAACCTGTCACCCTGCACCCAGGAAACGGGCAATTGCAAATGCAAGGCTGGTTTTTGGGGGTCGGCGTGTCAGTGGCACTGCGACTGTTTGCACGGATCCTGCAACCCCCTCAATGGGCATTGCAGCTGTGAGCCTGGTTTccagggcaggagctgccagGACCCCTGCCCAGCAGGGACGTATGGGTCCCAGTGTGTGTACAG CTGTGGGAACTGcaagcacagccagccctgctcacccGTGGATGGCTTCTGCCTGGCCTGCCAGCCCGGCTGGAATGGGACCCTGTGCAAGGAACGCTGCATGCCTGGCTTCCATGGCCAAGgctgcctccagccctgccctcGCTGCCGACAAGGGGATATCTGTGATGCAGAGACCGGTTCCTGCCCACGCTGTGAGCCTGGCTGGACAGGACCCAG CTGTAACAGCTCCTGCCCCGCAGGGACGTTTGGTGATGGATGTCAGCTGCTGTGCCCCGACTGTGTCCAGGGGAGCTGTGACCCTGTGTCAGGTGACTGCCTCTGCCAGGCTGGCTACTGGGGAGCCAG CTGTAACGACACCTGCCCAGAGGGCTTTTTTGGGGTGAACTGTTCGTCCCCCTGCCAGTGCTCACGAGGAACCTGCCACCCTGCGCAGGGTGACTGCATATTGA GTCTGGCGGACCAcgcagctctggctgctgccatCATCAtccctctcctgctgctgctgctttgtgttgcctgctgctgctgcggtGCTGGCCCTGCAGATGCCAGAGACAG GGCAGCTGTGCCGGATGACGATGTGGTGGCCAGGATGAAGCACCACGTGCAAGGCGTGCTGGCCAATATCAGTGCTATGATGCCTTGCTTTGCCTTCAACAGCTCCAAGCTTCCCAAAGTCACAG tttccCACCACGATGCAGAAATCCCCTTCAACCCCAGCTTCATCGAGTCGCCATCAGCTGCGTGGGCTTCAGAcagctccttctcctcctttgACACGGACAACGAAGGGCCCGAGTACTCCGTCCCTCCCAGAGAAG GGGTCCCACTGCTGgcaggggctgagctgcaggctgggacgTCCCCCCCCAGCGAGGCACTCCCTGATCCCACCGCCTTCAGCTCTGAGGATGTCTCACAGCCCTTCACCATTCCCCGCACCTCCAGCATCGCCAAGGCCAAGCGACCCTCTGTCTCCTTTGCTGAGGGGACAAAATTCAGCACAGCGGAGACCCCCAGTCCTGGTCGGAAGCCAAAAAGCCTGTGGGGGCCATCCAAGCTGTCCCTGCAAGCAGGAGATGTGGGGATTGAGACCCCCAATGAGCAGGCAGGCAGTGATGGTTATGAGAGCCCCGATCCCCTCAGCAAAGGGGATGAAGGCCACCGACCATCACCTCGGGCCACACCGGGGGGACGCCGACGGATGGTCACCAGCACCAGGCATGTGGCCCAAAGGGTGGAAGCCCTGGAAGCGGCTGCAAAAAGGGGCAGCTGggatgggaagaggaaggagccCAACGTCACCACCATCTACATGACAGTGGGGACGGCCGGGCAGGACCCCAAAGCTGAGGGGGGTGTTGAGGGTCCGGTGCAAGCCGTGCTGAAGCGGCTGGGAAGCTTGCAGAGAGGCAGGTGGGCTGCCAAAGAGGAGCCCAAGGTGAGGAGGAGCATTGAGGGCATCCAAAAACCACCCCGCCGGGCCCTGGCACAGCGCAGGGATTCAGCAAACAGCTGTAAGCAGAGGGAGAGTGTGCTGGGGGCTCCTGGTGAGCTGCGCCCTGGGAAACAGCAACATCCTCCTGGGAAGAGACAGTCCTTCCCATTAGAATCAACTAAAAGCACTGGGGGCCAGGATGGGGTTAGTGAGGGTCTGGGTGCTGCAGAAAGGGGCAGAAGCCTTGAGCTGGCCTTAAGTGTGGAAACGAAGGGTCAGACTGCCCAGGAGGAAGAGCCAAAATACGAGAACGTCAGCAGAAGTGAAGATGCACCAACCACCCCTGCGACCACCTGA
- the RILP gene encoding rab-interacting lysosomal protein produces the protein MAEPTRGTEPLWRTPPGRLAPPHIYRMAEALGAELRRLSGRFGPDAVAGLVPPVVRLLELLEALVTPVGSEGEALLSEQRDAEDLEQRLWEAERRERALRGRLAQLEEQNQQLLGQLAKSSQQQEDSTVRKEREVMLRLKEVVDKQRDELRAQAHEIVCKSRDTEALQEQLHRFMSMNEELRHKVAVVQAQLKSALEKKSDLEAAVLQTQKEMSRRSRAAPEAPLPQPGQEGAAPLPAEEPPCQDVSRSPARCCFSMEELQQILQERNELKTNLFLVQEELGYYQRELLNEERIPSFFLDAMKSTIKKQRRKIRAKMLGTAEESASSEEEESSWIPAQGADCVDAQPPESKIRSFFGLWYQGGSKDPPGPSCSGAWEIIDSLDTQLEQVGEHEPDQGTAAL, from the exons ATGGCGGAGCCAACGCGGGGCACGGAGCCGTTGTGGCGAACGCCCCCGGGCCGCCTGGCCCCGCCGCACATCTACCGCATGGCGGAGGCGTTGGGCGCCGAGCTGCGCCGGCTGTCGGGTCGCTTTGGGCCCGACGCCGTGGCCGGGTTGGTGCCGCCGGTCGTGcggctgctggagctgctggaagcGTTGGTGACACCGGTGGGATCCGAGGGTGAAGCGCTGCTGTCCGAGCAGCGGGATGCGGAG GACCTGGAGCAGAGGCTGTGGGAGGCCGAGCGCCGGGAGCGAGCCCTGCGTGGCCGCCTggcccagctggaggagcagaaccagcagctcctggggcaGCTGGcgaagagcagccagcagcaggaag ACAGCACAGTGCGGAAGGAACGAGAGGTGATGCTGCGGCTGAAGGAGGTGGTGGACAAGCAGAGGGATGAGCTTCGTGCCCAAGCACACGAGATCGTCTGCAAGAGCCGAGACACGGAGGCA ctgcaggagcagctgcaccGCTTCATGTCCATGAATGAGGAGCTGCGGCACAAAGTGGCCGTGGTGCAGGCGCAGCTCAAGAGCGCTCTGGAGAAGAAATCAGACctggaggctgctgtgctgcaaacccagaaggaaatgagcaggaggagcagggctgcccccgAGGCACCGCTGCCACAGCCCGGCCAG GAAGGAGCAGCACCGCTGCCTGCGGAGGAACCACCGTGCCAGGATGTGAGCAGGAGCCCGGCTCGGTGCTGCTTCTCcatggaagagctgcagcagatcCTGCAGGAGCGGAACGAGCTGAAAACCAACCTGTTCCTGGTGCAGGAGGAGTTGGGCTATTACCAGCG GGAGCTGCTGAATGAAGAGAGAATCCCCAGCTTCTTCCTGGATGCGATGAAGTCAACAatcaaaaagcagagaagaaaaatcagagccAAGATGCTGGGGACAGCAGAGGAGTCAGCAAGTAG tgaggaagaggagagctcTTGGATCCCAGCTCAAGGCGCAGACTGCGTGGATGCTCAGCCTCCAGAATCCAAAATCAGGAGCTT CTTTGGACTGTGGTATCAGGGCGGCAGCAAAGACCCCCCCGGGCCCAGCTGCTCTGGAGCCTGGGAAATCATTGACTCACTGGACACGCAGCTGGAGCAGGTGGGAGAGCACGAACCGGACCAAGGCACAGCGGCACTCTGA